One window of Trifolium pratense cultivar HEN17-A07 linkage group LG5, ARS_RC_1.1, whole genome shotgun sequence genomic DNA carries:
- the LOC123886028 gene encoding uncharacterized protein LOC123886028 encodes MWNEKQNNPHFNAYNLGGKNHMNFSYGANSCLTQNKAIPQDQQSEDHLADSFEDSLILAIKVTQGNFEAMKISQDQMKANQDIANKNHEASIKNLETQMGRLSRQFVATQNNGFEGSTKDNSGHESCNAINLRSRVVPSPEKGQSLEEKDNNKGQNTSFHAKLLYPRKKKAKEKEHQHFKNFMKMLHSLQANIPFAEALEQMPIYAKFMKELLTKKRKPLDDETVDMTEECSAIIQKKLPQKRKDPGSFTIPCSIGNLHVRRALCDLGASINLMPLSMMKRIPGAVAKPTKMQLSLADRSITYPHGILQDVLVRCAEFVFPADFVILDMEEDAEVPLLLGRPFLANGRALIDVEMGDLMFRLDNEQVCFKVFEATKFCGVVPECFKVDVLEDVAKDVREEE; translated from the exons ATGTGGAATGAGAAGCAAAACAATCCACATTTCAATGCCTATAATCTTGGAGGGAAGAATCACATGAACTTTTCTTATGGAGCTAATTCTTGTTTAACTCAAAATAAAGCCATTCCTCAAGATCAACAGTCGGAAGATCACCTTGCAGATTCTTTTGAAGATAGTCTTATCTTAGCTATCAAGGTGACTCAAGGAAATTTTGAAGCAATGAAGATTAGCCAAGACCAAATGAAAGCTAACCAAGACATtgctaacaagaatcatgaagcttcaatCAAGAACCTAGAAACTCAAATGGGTCGATTGTCAAGGCAATTCGTGGCTACTCAAAATAATGGCTTTGAAGGTTCTACAAAAGATAATTCTGGTCATGAAAGCTGCAATGCGATCAATTTGAGAAGTAGAGTGGTTCCTTCACCTGAG AAAGGTCAAAGCTTAGAAGAGAAGGATAACAACAAAGGGCAAAACACTTCATTCCATGCCAAGTTGCTGTATCCGCGAAAGAAGAAGGCTAAGGAGAAAGAGCACCAACACTTcaaaaatttcatgaaaatgcTTCATAGTCTCCAAGCGAATATTCCTTTTGCAGAGGCTTTGGAACAAATGCCCATATATGCGAAATTTATGAAGGAGCTTTTGACAAAGAAACGAAAACCTCTTGATGATGAGACGGTAGACATGACCGAAGAGTGTAGTGCAATAATTCAAAAGAAGCTTCCACAAAAGAGGAAGGATCCGGGAAGTTTCACCATTCCATGCTCTATTGGAAACTTACATGTTAGGAGAGCTTTATGTGACTTGGGTGCAAGCATCAATTTGATGCCCTTGTCTATGATGAAGCGCATCCCGGGTGCCGTGGCTAAACCGACAAAGATGCAATTATCTCTTGCCGACCGGTCAATTACCTACCCACATGGAATTTTACAAGATGTTTTGGTAAGATGTGCTGAATTTGTATTCCCTGCTGATTTCGTGATTCTAGATATGGAGGAGGACGCTGAAGTTCCTCTCTTGTTGGGAAGACCATTCTTAGCCAACGGAAGGGCTCTAATTGACGTTGAGATGGGTGACCTCATGTTTCGTCTAGACAATGAACAAGTATGCTTCAAGGTGTTTGAAGCAACAAAGTTTTGTGGAGTGGTACCCGAATGTTTCAAGGTGGATGTGTTAGAGGATGTGGCAAAGGATgtgagagaagaagaatga